In a single window of the Zea mays cultivar B73 chromosome 5, Zm-B73-REFERENCE-NAM-5.0, whole genome shotgun sequence genome:
- the LOC100286150 gene encoding Transcription factor ILI5, whose product MSSRRPSSRGNISEDEINELISKLQALLPSSRRRGSGQASTTKLLKETCSYIKSLHREVDDLSDRLSDLMATMDHNSPGAEIIRSILRS is encoded by the exons ATGTCGAGCCGGAGGCCGTCGTCGCGTGGCAACATCTCCGAGGACGAGATCAACGAGCTCATCTCCAAGCTGCAGGCCCTGCTCCCCAGCTCCCGCCGCCGCGGCTCCGGCCAG GCGtcgacgacgaagctgctcaaggagaCCTGCAGCTACATCAAGAGCCTGCACCGGGAGGTGGACGACCTGAGCGACCGGCTGTCCGACCTCATGGCCACCATGGACCACAACAGCCCCGGCGCGGAGATCATCCGCAGCATCCTCCGCTCCTGA
- the LOC103627742 gene encoding RINT1-like protein MAG2: MEAAAQPHPLQLFQDMDPGVRRFLDARFRSAADLATASDVEAEIRGHCAELEASIYDLYVRLQETAAAYSSCCEVAGSALRGVRGRLGALKASGSTGAGEEVEVRTEQMQFEQLPALASEVARVEMVREYAEMALKLDSLVGDIEDAVSSSVTGKLKSRVDNSEETHHVAIGYLKSIEDLLASVAVTRPQWTRLLSSVDHRVDRSLAILRPQAIVDHRSLLSSLGWPPSLAGSKFSSINSGKQAEIVNPLFVMRGDLKSKYSESFLALCNLQGLQKRRKARQLKGHCVGNQLRQPLWVIEELVNPISTAAQRHFSKWAEKPEFVFALAYKIIRDFVDSMDEILQPLVDKANLIGYSCREEWISGMVIALSTYLAKEIFPKQIEVLQESSSSSDSGSTAYQARVSWLSLVDLMISFDKRIQDLILSAGLLLTVKDDDSWQRISVLCVFCDRPDWLQVWAEIERQESLNKLRSAMDLEKNWSTGIRGTMLEYSDDYKAPVITSVVHHTLSLLIDRARPIPSITLRAEFISMSAAPIISEFLGYMLRRCQEAEGLTALADDNAVLKVSQSINAARYFESTLAEWCEDVFFLEMENLTVNGESGCIFQQEINHLKEFRVEWTDKISTVILRGFDARSRDYLKNKRQWLEKSDGPAVSRTFIESLDYMQEQLSKLQGGLNTVDFVTVWRGVASGVDQLLFAGIFTSGTKVSSDGVERLQGDLSVLFAIFSAWCLRPEGFFPRLSEGLRLLKIDEQQLREGAFKDKNWLREHGIRHLAAADTERIIKNRVYDA, encoded by the exons ATGGAAGCAGCAGCTCAACCCCATCCGCTCCAGCTTTTCCAAGACATGGACCCGGGGGTCCGCCGTTTCCTCGACGCCCGATTCCGCTCGGCGGCCGATCTCGCCACGGCCTCCGATGTCGAGGCCGAGATCCGCGGGCACTGTGCGGAGCTAGAGGCATCGATTTACGACCTTTACGTACGCCTACAGGAAACTGCCGCAGCGTACTCGTCTTGCTGCGAGGTCGCTGGTTCGGCCCTCCGTGGCGTCCGCGGCCGGCTTGGTGCCCTCAAAGCATCCGGGTCAACAG GGGCTGGAGAAGAGGTGGAGGTGAGAACGGAGCAGATGCAGTTCGAGCAACTCCCTGCTCTGGCCTCCGAGGTGGCGAGAGTAGAGATGGTCAGAGAGTATGCAG AAATGGCTCTCAAACTTGACAGTTTGGTGGGTGATATAGAAGATGCAGTTTCTTCTTCTGTTACTGGAAAACTTAAATCTCGTGTAGACAATTCGGAG GAAACACATCATGTTGCTATTGGATATTTGAAAAGCATAGAAGATCTTCTAGCTTCTGTAGCTGTGACTAGACCACAATGGACTCGCCTTCTATCTTCCGTGGATCACAGAGTAGACCGATCTTTAGCTATACTAAGACCACAAGCCATTGTTGATCATCGATCACTTCTTTCTTCCCTTGGCTGGCCTCCTTCACTTGCCGGCTCAAAATTTTCAAGTATTAATTCGGGGAAACAAGCAGAGATTGTGAACCCATTGTTTGTGATGCGGGGTGACCTGAAAAGCAAGTATTCCGAGAGCTTTCTTGCACTATGCAATTTGCAGGGATTACAGAAACGTAGAAAAGCTAGACAACTGAAAgggcattgtgtgggtaatcaacTACGTCAACCATTATGGGTAATTGAAGAGCTAGTAAATCCAATATCTACAGCTGCACAACGCCATTTCTCAAAATGGGCTGAAAAGCCTGAATTTGTTTTTGCTCTTGCTTATAAGATAATTAGAGATTTTGTTGATTCTATGGATGAGATTCTACAGCCCCTTGTGGATAAGGCTAACCTTATTGGGTATAGTTGTAGGGAGGAATGGATTTCAGGAATGGTCATTGCATTGTCTACATACTTGGCGAAAGAGATATTTCCTAAGCAGATTGAAGTTCTTCAGGAAAGTAGTAGCTCAAGTGACTCAGGCAGCACGGCCTATCAGGCTAGAGTCTCGTGGCTCAGCCTTGTTGATCTGATGATATCTTTTGACAAGCGGATTCAAGATTTAATCTTGAGTGCTGGACTACTACTTACGGTAAAGGATGATGACAGTTGGCAGAGGATCTCAGTTCTCTGTGTCTTCTGTGATCGCCCAGATTGGCTTCAAGTATGGGCGGAGATTGAGAGACAAGAGAGTCTTAATAAGCTGCGATCAGCAATGGATTTAGAGAAAAATTGGAGTACAGGAATTCGAGGAACTATGCTTGAATACTCAGATGATTACAAGGCTCCAGTAATCACCAGTGTCGTTCATCATACCTTGTCTTTGCTAATTGATCGTGCCCGTCCCATCCCTAGCATCACACTTAGGGCAGAATTCATTAGTATGTCTGCTGCACCCATCATATCAGAATTCCTTGGTTACATGCTTCGGAGGTGTCAAGAAGCAGAGGGGCTGACTGCTCTGGCTGATGATAATGCTGTGCTCAAGGTATCACAATCTATCAATGCAGCTCGATATTTCGAATCCACGTTGGCAGAATGGTGCGAGGATGTTTTTTTCCTTGAGATGGAAAATTTGACTGTAAATGGTGAGAGTGGGTGTATCTTTCAGCAAGAGATAAACCATCTGAAAGAGTTCAGAGTGGAATGGACTGATAAGATTTCCACTGTCATTTTGCGTGGATTCGATGCTCGTTCTCGGGATTATCTAAAAAACAAGAGGCAGTGGCTGGAGAAATCAGATGGACCTGCTGTATCCAGAACCTTCATAGAATCTTTAGACTACATGCAAGAGCAACTATCCAAGCTGCAAGGTGGCCTAAATACGGTTGATTTTGTGACCGTATGGAGAGGTGTGGCAAGCGGGGTAGACCAGCTGCTTTTCGCCGGCATTTTCACAAGCGGCACAAAGGTTAGCAGCGATGGAGTGGAGAGGCTACAGGGCGACCTCAGCGTTTTGTTCGCTATTTTTTCAGCATGGTGTCTGAGACCTGAAGGCTTCTTCCCTCGACTGTCCGAGGGATTGAGGTTACTGAAGATTGACGAACAGCAGCTTAGAGAGGGGGCGTTTAAAGATAAGAATTGGTTGAGGGAACATGGCATTAGGCATCTGGCAGCTGCCGACACCGAGAGGATAATAAAAAACCGGGTATATGATGCATGA